The DNA segment TAATTTGAATGCAAAACCAATGGAGTAAGAATTTCTAATAATTCTCATTGGATGGATATTCATCAAGACAATTCAGACATTATATTCATCTTTTggtggtttttaaaaactgaaaagtcaaagtcaaattaaaaacaataatttaggGAATGCATTTTGTAtgacaaaagcaataaaactttCCTTGATATGAACAAACcacttgaaaattaaataaatgaaaagaaaatggatactCTATAAAAATCATATAAAGATGAAAATCTACAAAGCTGTgttagttttacaaaaaaattaaaaaggaagtTGTTCATTGTGGAGCAGTTTCATTGTGGAGCAGTTTCAAAACAATACTGATGGGGGCAGCAGAGACTTCCGAAATGAGATGTTCACCGAATAAGACAATCCGGAAGTCGCTCAAGAGTGTTCTCAACGGTGTGCCTTCTAGAAAGTTCTGGCAACTGAAATCTTCGACCAGTAAATGACAGCGTGTAAGTTTTCACTGTGATAGGATTATATCCGGCGTTTAAGATGTCTTTTATTTCCGAGGAAAATGTTCGCGGTGGGAACATTTTTAGGGACATTAGTGCGGACGACGATGAGTGGCAGCCCACCGAGATAGAGAGCTTATGTATGAACTGCTACCAAAACGGCACGACCCGCATGCTCCTCACTAAAATCCCCTTCTTCAAAGAAATCATCGTCAGCTCCTTCAGCTGTGCTCACTGCAGCTGGTCCAACACCGAGATCCAGTCTGCGGGCCGAATCCAGGACCAGGGGGTATGTTACACGCTCAAAGTCAAAACAAAGCAGGACTTGAACAGGGAGGTTGTGAAGACGGACTGTGCGGTCACCAAGATCCCTGAGCTGGATTTCGAAATACCTCCTTTTACCCAGAAAGGTTCGCTATCTACAATTGAGGGGTTATTGGACCGAGCTGTTACCGGGCTGGAGCAGGACCAGCCTGCCAGGCGGGCTGCCGAACCACAAATGGCGGAGAAAATAGACGAGTTCATCCAGAAGCTGAAGAAGCTTAAAGATGTTGAACACGAATTCACGCTGGTGATTGAGGATACATCGGGGAACAGTTTTGTGGAAAATCCTCTGGCGCCTCAAAAGGACGAGGCTCTGACAGTGACCCGGTTCAAGAGGACCGCCCAGCAGGACGAGCAGCTGGGAATACGGCCTGATGATGACCAGGTGGAGGAGCATTCAGGGAACGACCTGGAAGCTATGAAAGGAGAGGTCCTGGTGTTCCCTACAAACTGCCCGGAGTGCAACGCACCCGCCTCCACCAATATGAAGCTGGTCCAGATCCCCCACTTCAAGGAGGTCATCATCATGGCCACCAACTGTGACAGCTGTGGCCACCGGACCAACGAGGTCAAATCCGGTGGAGCTACGGAGCCGCTTGGCACCAGGATCACGCTGCATGTCACTGACGCTTCAGACATGACCAGAGATGTGCTCAAGTCAGAGACCTGCTCTGTCCTCATCCCGGAGCTGGAGTTTGAGCTGGGAATGGCAGCTCTGGGTGGGAAGTTCACCACGCTGGAGGGGCTATTGAAAGACATTAAGGACCTGATTGTCTCCAAAAACCCCTTCATCTGTGGCGACAGTAGCTCCACTGACCGGGTGGAGAAGCTAAAGGAGTTTGGGGAGAAGATAGAGAAGATCCTGGCAGGAGAAATGAAAGTGCACGTCGTCCTGGACGATTCAGCTGGGAACAGCTACATGCAGAATGTGTACGCTCCGGAGGCGGACCCTGAGATGACTGTGGAGAAGTACACTCGCACATTCGATCAGAATGAAGAGTTGGGCCTAAATGACATGAAGACTGAAAATTATcaagaagaaaactgaactgaactcaaATGCTGGAATGAACTGATAATTGGAAAATGTCTGCACAGATCCAGTGTTACACTGCATCtatgttttctctcattttcatgttttattttaaaaactgggtgaattattattttcaaaaagccttattttaaacttaaacaaTTCTAAGTTGTTGAAATGTGTAGTAATTAAATAGTTCATATAAAGAAGACctgatttgtaaaaacacaaatgcttgtggttaataaagaataaatgtcAACTCAAAGCTGTGCATTCCTGTGGCATTCCAGAAGATGGCGCTATTTTACTGTGAAttcaaataatatttagctttcagaAGACCGCACACTGTGacacaaattaatctttttacGCACCCCAGAGTGTGCCTTAATCTaaataacattaattaaatTGATGTGATGCTGGCTCTGTTCATGTTTGGCAGACAATTATGATTAATATAAAGGTTTACATctagaataaaatttaaatgctcattttctttacatatttgcttCTGATAGCCAGCATGTACAATGCACTGAATAggttttttatgttaaacacTTTAAGTGTGAGTTACTTGGGAAGGTTTATGGAATAGCTGGAAGTTTTCTTAACCTTGTAAGTTATTGCAGCCattcataaatgtaaaatataaaaatattggaagtaaaaataaaagcttttgctGCTAGAAAGCAAGCTTATTTTTTCCCAGAGCAAGaatttgtgcattaaaaatagAGCTGTACAAGATGTGTAGACTGCATCATAATACAAATGTTTGCTATTGCCAAAGCATGATTAGATGCAAAATTTGGTTGcctcattttattaaaactgtggTTGCCTACTAATGTCTTTAGCCAGGCAGAGGGACTTTAACTATTCAATGTCCACCTGAGTTACTCAGGAAAGTGATAGAGGCAATAATGGAAAAtaatagtttagaaaattaagcATAATTGCAGTCAATATCACattatttgtcatgtttttcttagaTAATGCAGTTCTacctgaaaatgtaattaaatactTATATCTGGAAAAACTGGAGAATCAAAAACCTTGTTTAAAGCAAGACCAGTAAGCACCAAAGGACCTAACATTATGTTATAATTGGATTTTCCAGCTAATGTATCTATTTTTCGTCACATTAACCACTCTTATTAAATTGAAATGGTCCaaaatttgcttcattttgatTCAGTTACACTGGTGCAATTGTTCCCAACACTCTGCTGAACATGTTTTATCTCGTTTTCATTACTGGGCTTCTACTAATAGAGAAGTGAATTGCTAGATTACATGGCTCTTGAGTGTGCAGCTGttgtggcagaaaaaaagatgaaaatagaAGCTGGCAACAAAAAACAGGGCACGGTGATTTGATGCCTGTGGGGTTGTTGTTCCTAACATACTGATACTTCTATGTTGTATGGACAACATATCTTCTGTTGATATTACTTGGGCTTGTGCTGACTAATTCTACACAGGTGAAAATTCAACAATTAGCATCTCAAACAACAAATCCACAACAATGAAATGTGTTGTCCTGGAATATAACATCACATAGGTAGGAAAAAAGTGTAACTATCCATCTACAGTTTCCCCAGGAAGGCTATTTGAATAAGAGTTTGATGTGGCTGAACTTTCAcgtgttaaattttttttttttagactaaaattgttttttgttcagatCTATATCTGCTATTTTGAAATGTGATTCCagtttttcaatataaaacaatCTTGCCAGTCTGATCTAATATTGACAATCGCTTCTGTCAGAGAAAAATGATACGACTGACCTGAAGGTGACTGTGTACCACAATTTCTCCCTATACAAGGAATGAAACAGGTTGCTGTGGTATCATGTGACTCCTTTTGATTATCCTAAGCTGATGGCACTGCTGCCAAATACCAGAATGCTTTGTTAACTATGTGACCAGGCTTAATGGAACTTTTAGCCCCTTTCAGTGTTGGAGCCAAAAGCTAAATAAGAGAGGGGGGTGACCCTGCAGCTGCTTCAGCCACTCTGACCTACCCAAACCTGGACATGATTTAGGTCACAATAGTCTCtaaataataacataatttGTTGGGAGCCTCTTTATGCCTGAAGGTAAAACTGTTCATACCTTAAATCAATAGGTACCTTTGAACCTTTTGATCAATAGGTATGAAGCTATTGATTTAAGGTCCAATGAAACTTATCAGAGGTTGTACTGCCAAAGAAATGTGTCTATAGACAACCAAAAACATCTCTTCTTGACCTGGGACTCaatgttttcactttatttaagGATTTGTGGTTTACCATCATATGTCACATTGTGGATTAGGTATGCAGTACAAGTCTCATAATCTAAACTGAGCACGACCAACTGCAAAGTTTCATCTCTTACCCACAGAGGGGGCAGCTGAGGCGGCAGTCATTGGTCCGACCTCGTAGGCAGCGGGCGCAGAAGATATGGTAGCAGTCCAGTAAACATGGGGACTTATACTGCTCCTGGCACAAGTGACACACCAGGGGATGGACGTTAGCACAGTCCACCTCAAACAGGTTGCCCACGTTGGAGAAGATCCCTCCTGCCATCTGAAGACAGAACAGGTGAATAATGACAAACAAAGAGAATAGGACGGCTTAAATCACTTcatcacttgaaataaaacatatgtgCTGTGGTGTTAAATAACAGTCcaaatatttcagtcattttaagaGAGGCTAAGCTGACAGACATAGCTAGCACATAGATACAACAAGCTGGAAATTAGTTGAAGTAAACATGCACAACTTTTTACTCTTACCACTCAACCATGTGTTAAATGAACAGAGATTTGGAAActacataaaatattcaaaacaccAGAGTTACTGCCAACAAAATCAAGACAAGACTTACTGTAAATGTAGCAGGCTTGTCTGCAGAAAGAACAGAGAGCCACTGTCTTACCTTTCAGTGGTGCTTGCTATCAGCTACCCCCAGCAGGAATGACAGCAATGCAGAAACTCTTCAATAGTCGGCTGATGGGGTCTGTCCATCAGGCAGCTGACAACTCACACCTCGTGCCAGCCCCCCAATGTTGCCACAGTTCAAAAGGGACATTTAATATTCTTACTGCTGTCTGAGTGCAGTTGTCCAGATTACAAAACTATTCTGACATTGCACTTAGTGCTGCAGAAGAGTGAAATGAGactaaacaaatatatttttttgattccAAAATCAATAATGTTCGACAAAATATCAGATAAAAACATGCTGTCTTTCTTCTATTACTCATATATTATCTTATATTCATAAGAATGCACTCAAATACAATAAAcagttttgtgtatttctgacaaataaaaatgtgacccAGCAGCAAATTCGGaacttgtaattttatttgaaaacattatttcatcGTGTGAGAGGTTTACTTAATCAACTTcagataacgtgattcaatcGATTTAGCAGGGAGGTATTTTACTTCCTGCGCGGCCGCAGCTCCTTCCTTTTAGTTGAGCGTGTCAGCCATGGCTCCAATAGTGAGTAGTAGTCCCGTAAAAAGTGTGCAGAGAGAACATGTCTTTCTCTCCCTTTATTATCCATATATGTCTTTGTAGTCGGACTAACATGCTGCAGATATTTTAACTGTTTGAGcctttttattagctttaattaatgtttaatcTTGAGATTACGCTGCAATGAGTGGTACAGCTAATGTTAGCAGTTGTTAGCGTAACAAGTCGATAAGAATGTatccaaagaaaagaaaaaaaccccaaacgcTTTTACTTTACCATTTGCCGACACAAGGTACAAGAGTTTAACACAAACATATGCGTTTGTGTTTCTATTGTAGAAGAAGCTGGTGGCCAGGAAACCGGGTggaaagaggaagaagcagaccctgaagttcactctggactgcACTCATCCCGTGGAGGACGGCATCATGGATGCTGCCAACTTTGTGAGTACTTCCATTTACACTCCAATAACCTGTTTGTAACACCTGTGTGCTGGATCGTATATGCCAACGTAATTTGGATCAAACCCAATGTGATATTACTATACCCTTCTGTTTTCACTGAAGGGAAAAACGCATCTCTTTTCAGGGGCAAtaggaaaaaaagtttgttgttttattaatatttctaccCCTTAAAGGCTTATTTTTACTGACTTCTGATCCTTTCTACTTCCTTTGTCCTCATTGCATGCAGGAGAAGTTCTTGCAGGAGCGTATTAAGGTGAACGGCAAAGCTGGAAACCTTGGTGGAGGAGTGGTCTCCATCGAGAGGAGCAAGAGTAAAATTGCCGTGAACTCAGAGGTTCCCTTCTCAAAAAGgtataaaatgcatcaaatcaCTGTTGTGCTGCAGAAGTGAACAGACAAACGGTGCTTTACCATCACAATCTAGACGGTTGTTGTATTTAGGTGGTGGAAggatataaaatatttgacaacTGAAGATAAATAGTTGTGTGTAACATCAAAGATATGCCATGTTGAATGCTTTGCCTAAGCATTTATCTTTTACAGTTAATATATggttgcaaatgtttttgattaattgcttaGTGGAATGGAAACACCTTATTCACATAACATGAGTGACATGGTCAACATGCAAactacaaagaagaagaaaggaagtaGATGGAGGAGGATGGCTCGGAAGgcttttttaatgacttattgcatgaacaaacttggtcgtgtgttgttgtttttttaaagattttgtgggctctagtggcctttatttgaaagtagttcgacaggaaacagggtaatgagagaggggaaagacatgcggcaaatatcggcAGGCCGGGAATTGTACTTGCGACCTCCGCCACGAGGACTAAAGCCTCAATACATGGGTCGTGCTTttcccctgcgccaccacagcaccccagTCATGTGTGTTTTAATTGCGTTTTTTGTTTAACGGAAGCACCACAATTgcgagtttgtgttttttgttttttgttttttttttacattagtcgAATATAGACAAAGTTTTGTTCACGTTTGtaaaggaaatgcagctagtGGTTGCTGGACTGCGTTGATGTTAACTTTACTTCATGCTGAGCATGCATATCCTAACAGTGAAAAGAAGAACTCTCCTTTAACAGGAGTAAAATTCCATCCTGTCTCAAGGTTAAACAGACAGGTTTATCATctataaaaaacaacacaaagctaTTGACTGCAATAATTCAGCCGATGTCACTCAAGTAAAGTTTGACTGCTGAACATAATAACTAGGCTGAGTGTAACTTctttgaagaggaaaaacagagagacagCTAAGTTATTGACAACTATAACTACAGATGAATCATCAGTGGAAAGTAGTAGGAGAAAATAGCAGAGTTAGAAAAGGTGGTAAGTGTCTTCAATCAGCCTCAGCCTTTAGCACCTTAACTGCAGAAATAGCTCGGCAGATCCTACTAcactttaaatataaacttcTTTAAGAAGGAAAGTTTTAGCTTATTCTTTGACTAAATTAGGTGTCCTCTTTATTGACAGAACCTTGAGGTTCCATAGGAGAGGAAATAACTTAAGGATtggtcttttgttttatttcactcctgtaaatggtttaaaaatgaGCATGAGATTTGTTACTTTACTGTGTTTgctaaaaatcagctttttattgGTGTTCAAAATGAACACCAATAAAACCTGCTTGAGGAACAAGCAGGTTACGGGAGGGTGGTGGTTTATGGTAAATCACTTAATACATCTTCACAGTTCTCAACCTGCATTGAGAAGCGCTTTTTAAATTGGCACAAAATATAGTCatcaagtttttaaaagaacCTTTGCTAGTCAGTTACTCTTTCATATAAATACTGTGAGTTTTTACAATTAAACCTGGAAGTTTTGACATTTGTCAGACTTGTATTAATGTCCAATTACTTAAACGTTAGGATTACTTTTTAGGtttatattgtttcttttttcaaaaggAACGATATGCACAAAGCTTTCACGACATTGCCACCAGAGGGCGACTGTAGCGCCATTTCTTAAATAGAGCATTCTACATTGTATCTGAAAGAAGTCAATCAGAAATATTGCAACTAACCTTGACTTAAACTAAATAACCtgaagggaaaaacaaaacttattgaTCCAGCTATAAGGACAATAAATTGCTTTTGTGATTCATTCAGATCTTATACTGTTAAAACAAGATCGCAATAAATACAATAATGTTGCATTGAGTTTATCTTATGCATTAAATTGACCTCAAACTCAGTcatgtgtttctgtcttttagGTACTTGAAATATCTCACCAAGAAGTATCTAAAAAAGAACAACCTCAGGGATTGGTTGCGGGTTGTGGCGAACACCAAGGAGAGTTACGAGCTGCGCTACTTCCAAATCAACcaggacgaggaagaggaggaagaagattAAACCAAATATCTCTAATAAAATATCACCAGACAAAAGAAATGTGTCcagaatttttttcagattgcattgtttcttttttgtagctttttattttgcaaagtcCCTTCAAGATTAGAAATCTCTGCAAAATGTTGGCAACCACAGAAGTCCAAACTTTGTAAAACGGGTGCAATAAGCTATAcaacaaaaatgacagaaattcaaacaaagtGATCTCAAGAAAGCTACATTCCAACTTCATTAATTTATGGGGTTTTAGTTTAAGAATTTTTATATGTTGTTCCATGACTGATGAATAGTAGGAACATGCTCTTGCCAATCTATCTGAACcttgaaaatattcagaaaaccCTACTGGGAAAGTTCACAAATCTGATAACTAAAACATCTGTCATTGTTTTACAGTTTGCATATAAATGTACTTGTcaaagttaagtctttttgatGACTTATTTTGGCTTGCTTAAGGCCAAAAAAACCCTGATACTTTATAATAGTAATAGTGATAACTAATATCACTGTAAAATGTCtccacttatttattttttattttttgtagtttgataaGTTAGGTAAACGTGAAACTAGGCTCCCGTAGTGGGATGTACTGCTGTGCACCTGCAGTACCGATTGACAACGAACGACCGGAAATCGGGACACAAAAcagctttgattttatttgctaCAGAAACCTTTTtgaagttgaatattttttcagtagCCTATAGACGTACTAAAACACAACCGTTCATCAATGTCTGTGATTTTCTACTTGGctctttttgtacatttaaagcTACGGCTGTGAGTGATGTGTGAAGCAGCTGTGGCAGAAAGCTGCAGaagtttttctctgaatttccCGGACTTGTAAGCAGAAGCGTGCAGCAGACAGGCGCTGGTATTAGCCGCATAAGGAGATGCTccgtgttgtttttttccccccacaataCTAGTTAAAGTAGTAACTAGGAGAGTATGACTAACTAGTTGTGGAGAAACTATGGGATGCATCGTCATGGCAACAGACCAGACGTCACAATCTGGGCATGTGTGttccatttttgtctttcttatttttcagactGGAAGACCTGGATATAGATCTGTAGGGAAAAGaatataaatgttcatttttgtattttatttttttttagcctggAGAAAAAAAGCCTGTTTTGACTGCAAgacttaaaaaaggaaaaaaaaaaaaacactgagcgAGTTCTTTTTGGGTGAAGAAAGAGGCTGTGCTGCGGCGTCTGGAGGGTTAACTTTCAGTATTCCCAGCCTAAAAGGGGTTTGGGGGCTATGAGATAAAGATGCCGGGGTCGCTGAGTAATGAAGACGAGGGACAGGACGACATGGATTTTGAAGACGATATGCCAGGTGAGGGAACGGGGGGAGGCGGGGTGTCCTTCACATTATTTTTGCGCCGCTACGCCTTGAATGCGGGGAAAAGGGCTTGTCCTGCGTTCCTGAGACcaaagggaggaggaggaggaggaagagtggagCGGTGCAATAAGCAGAgtcattccttttttttcccttcctcttTTACGACCCGGTGTGTTGAAGGTGGTGTTTTTGGATTTGCCTCCGGCTGTCCCTAAACATCCAGCTTGCTTTGGGGGTACCATAGAAatccagctttgtttttttccgaGCTGTTGTAGCTTTCACAAGCTACATGCGTTAAGAAGTAAAAAGCTTTCCgctctttaaaataattagaaaaacacacacaagttgTGTCCTGGGAGCGGTTTATTGTCGCTGcagtcagttttatttgtgctgaTTTTGTCATCAGTGCCTTCGAATAGAAATTGGCTGCAGAGACGCCATCCTGGTCGGGTTTGTTGAAGATGCGCCGCCGACTATGATccaactttatttctttatttatttctgtcgGCTCTGCATGACCGCAGAGGTGTAAAAGCCACGTGTGGGCTACAATAAACAGCTTGTTCTGTTGCTTTGCGCACTCATGACAATGTCACCAGCACAGTTAGCTTTGGGTCGTGCATTAACCTAAATTACGTCCAATCTAAATtattcagctgcagctctgcctAGTTGCCACAAAGCTGCATTGAAGACAGATTCctgctgtattttctgtttttgctaaattaataCTTTGCGGTATGATGatgcaacttttttcttcttttttttagttttgtggtTCATGATACCGTTTATTCTTGCAGCAAATCTCAACTACTCAGTGGTCTTttgttctaaaaacaaatactgtaaTAGTTTTTAGGGCAAGAGCTAAATAGTGGCATATGGGGGTGCTAAGCTTAAATTGTTCTTTGCTGTTGCTGTGCACTACACTACCAGAAAGCTTGGTTAAAAACCACCAcagttttttctcaaaatttaatTGAGgtctttggaaatatttgttttatttttatttctttagaatATTCCTTTATTGTTTATGGTCTTGCAATAATGGAGTGATATAGTTAGGGGCATTGAAATTAGAATAGCAATTATGTTTTAGTAACATTATTTAGCTGCATTAATAGTAATAATTGGTTTGCTATTTTTAAGTCAAATCAATTAAGTTCTCTTAATATGCttttgtttatatgtttatattttccgTGTACCATGGaaatcaatcaggtttatttacgtagcacatttcagcaacaaggcgattcaaagtgctttacgtcatgaaaacataaaggcATCACATCACACAGTCATCAATTGGGAAACTAATACCAGACATTATTCTGCCAAGTTTCATCATTagaatcatcaatacacatcaaatatgtggGTCCATGTTTTGGTTATTATGggtcaaaagcaactctaagcaGGTGGAATTTTTACcctttatttaaacaaactctgtgtttcagctgtttagcTGTTTTCTatgagtttgttccagatttgtcaTGCAcgtaatcaatcaatcaatcaatcaatcaatcaatcaatcaatcaatcaatcaatcaatcaatcaatcaatcaatcaatcaatcaatcaatcaaaatttatttgtatagcacatttcagcagcaagccatttcaaagtgctttacatcaaatcaaatacaaaaacacaatgcaacatagaatcaacaatgaaaacagaacagattccgtcaataaatctgcaattgattacatttcaaatacaactctaaacaagtgggtttttagttaaGATATATAGGAAGTCAGcgtttcggctgttttacagttttctggaaatttgttccagatttgtggtgcatagatgctaaatgccacttttcctcgtttggttctggttctggagatgcagagcagaccagaaccagaagacctgagaggtctggaaggttgatacaacagcagcagatctttaa comes from the Gambusia affinis linkage group LG07, SWU_Gaff_1.0, whole genome shotgun sequence genome and includes:
- the zpr1 gene encoding zinc finger protein ZPR1, translating into MSFISEENVRGGNIFRDISADDDEWQPTEIESLCMNCYQNGTTRMLLTKIPFFKEIIVSSFSCAHCSWSNTEIQSAGRIQDQGVCYTLKVKTKQDLNREVVKTDCAVTKIPELDFEIPPFTQKGSLSTIEGLLDRAVTGLEQDQPARRAAEPQMAEKIDEFIQKLKKLKDVEHEFTLVIEDTSGNSFVENPLAPQKDEALTVTRFKRTAQQDEQLGIRPDDDQVEEHSGNDLEAMKGEVLVFPTNCPECNAPASTNMKLVQIPHFKEVIIMATNCDSCGHRTNEVKSGGATEPLGTRITLHVTDASDMTRDVLKSETCSVLIPELEFELGMAALGGKFTTLEGLLKDIKDLIVSKNPFICGDSSSTDRVEKLKEFGEKIEKILAGEMKVHVVLDDSAGNSYMQNVYAPEADPEMTVEKYTRTFDQNEELGLNDMKTENYQEEN
- the LOC122834308 gene encoding 60S ribosomal protein L22-like, which codes for MAPIKKLVARKPGGKRKKQTLKFTLDCTHPVEDGIMDAANFEKFLQERIKVNGKAGNLGGGVVSIERSKSKIAVNSEVPFSKRYLKYLTKKYLKKNNLRDWLRVVANTKESYELRYFQINQDEEEEEED